A region of the Pseudarthrobacter sp. MM222 genome:
CACAACATCTCAGCCGTGGATCGCTCCGGAGCAACTTTTCAAACTTACCCGGTTCCAGCCCCCGATGCAAATCCCGCTTCCAGGACCACACCAGCAACCAAACCAACCCCACCCGAACCCGCAGCGCACGAAACGCCAACCAGATCCTGGCCTTGAAAATTTTAGGGGATTGGCCGCCTCCGGTTCCCAGCATTCCCGCTGGTCTCCCTCTCGGCGACTTAGAAAACAATACACCCACCCAACCCCCACCGCAACTCCACCCGACATGGCCTCGGTCACCGCGGGTCACCACGGCGGCCAGTCGGCACAAAAGCAAGGCAGCTGGCTTAAACGCAAGAAGGGCCGGCAACCAAACGGTTGCCGGCCCTTCTCAAGCCACTGGCATCAAGCGTGCTGAATTACCAGGAAGACTTCGTGATGCCCGGGAGCTCACCGCGGTGAGCCATGTCGCGGAAGCGAACACGGGAGATGCCGAACTTCTGGAAGGTACCGCGCGGGCGGCCATCGATGATGTCGCGGTTACGCAGACGTACCGGAGAAGCGTTGCGGGGCAGCTTCTGCAGGCCGAGGCGAGCAGCTTCGCGCGCTTCGTCGGTTGAGTTGGGATCAACCAGAGCCTTCTTCAGTTCGAGGCGCTTTGCAGCGTAACGCTCGACGATGACTTTACGCTGTTCGTTCTTAGCGATCATTGACTTCTTAGCCATGTGTTTAGCGCTCCTCTCGGAATTCGACGTGCTGGCGGATTTTGGGGTCGTACTTCTTCAGAACCATGCGGTCCGGATCGTTACGACGGTTCTTGCGCGTCACGTAGGTGTAACCCGTGCCCGCGGTCGACTTGAGCTTGATGATCGGACGTACGTCCTTGTCCTTTGCCACTAGAGCTTCACTCCTCGTGCCAGGATGGCGGCTACGACTACGTCGATGCCACGCACGTCGATGGTCTTGATGCCACGTGCAGAGACCTGCAGGGTGACATTACGGCGCAGGGACGGAACCCAGTAGCGCTTCTTCTGGATGTTCGGGTCGAACCGGCGCTTGTTGCGACGGTGCGAGTGCGAAATGCTGTGTCCAAAGCCCGGCTCGGCTCCGGTCACCTGGCAGTGTGCTGCCATGACGACTCTCCTAAAATAAATGAAACAGTTGGCGGAGTTCCCGCCTAACCGTGCGACAGGCAGCGTCCGCATCCAGCCCCCACATCATTTTGTCGACGCAACGTTCAGGCAGTCGGCGCAAACCGGCTGTTGTCCTCACTGCGGCGAAGATAGTGGGCCACGGTCACGGGCGGCGGATACCTTTCGGAAAGCCGCTGCAGAGTACCGGGATACTGGGCGAATACAGGAGTGCACGCAACTTGAGCCCCTAACTACCGGCCATCAGGACTGTCGTTGCTGCAGACAAATCCCGCCAACCGGAGCAATTGCACACGCTCCGCGCCACCTAGCGCCTACCAAGTCTACGAGCTTGGCGAATTAAAGACCAATCCACCACCGTGGGGTGTATAAGGGCCAGCGACAAGAGTTCCGCCAAGACATATCTGCACCGTAGGCCTCTCACAGCGAAATAATAGGGGCGGGGCGGACGCTGGTGTCATGAATCCACGACTCCAGTCCGCTGCTGCAGCGGGGACGCGCCGACAGGCCGGCGACACGGACCGCCCTCACGGCGCGCCAGACGCGTTCCGGTCGCAGTCCCGGCGGCGGTTGTTCCGAGCCGACCTGCTGACAGTGCTCGCACCGTCCGTGGCCGGCGCAGTGGCGTTGTGGCTGGCCGACGGTGTGCTCGACCTGTCGGGGACCATCAAGGGCTACGCCATCCGGCGGTCGGGCGCCGCCCTCCGGGGCGTTGGGCTGGAGGATTGGTGCCTGAATGCCGGCGGTGACGTGCTGGTGAGCGGCTCGCCCGAGCCGGGTTCGGGGGTGCCGTGGCAGGCAGGGATAGTCGATCCGGCCGACCGAAGAAGACTCGCCACGGCTGTCCCGCTGGGCGGTGCCGGCCGCTTTACCGCCCTGGCAACGTCCGGCTCAGCGGAGCGTGGAGACCATATCTGGACGGCCGGCGCGGGCCTGGCCGACTTCGTCCAGGTGTCGGTGGTCGCCCTGGACATTGTCACCGCCGACGTACTGGCGACAGCGATTGTGGCCGGCGGCCGTCCGATGCTGGACCGGGCAACGGACGAGTGGGAGGTCGAAGTGCTCGCCACGCTGCCCGACGGCGGGCTGCTGGGGACACCGGGGTTTCGGGCGTCGAGTTAGCGATGTCGCGTTAGTCGGGTTGCAGTCACGGTGCAGGCGGCAACGCGTTTTGCGCGGCGACGCCGGCATACCAGCGGCCGCTGGCTTTGGGGATGCGTTGCTGCGATTCGTAGTCCACCCGCACCAGCCCAAAACGCTGGTGGTAGCCGTAGGCCCATTCGAAGTTGTCCATCAGGGACCACGCCAGGTATCCGCGCACGTCCACCCCGTCGGCCACCGCCGCGTGGAGGGCTCGAAGGTGGGCGTCGAAGAAGGTGAGGCGGTCCTGGTCGTCGACGAAGCCGTCGGCATCGGGGACGTCCTCGTAGGCAGCCCCGTTCTCGGTGATGTAGATCGGAATGCCGGCCGGTCCCGTGTATTCCTGTTGCACCCGGTTCAGCAGCCGCCGGAGTCCGTCGGGCTGGACTTCCCACCCCATCCCGGTGACCGGCAGGCCCCGCGGCACGGAATGTGCGCCGTCGGCGGCAACAAAGGGCGACGGCTGCGCCGTGGCCGTTGGGGGCGACTTCGTGACGGCTTCGCCGTGGTAGTAGTTCACTCCGAGCAGGTCGATCGGCTCGGCGATGACTTCCAGGTCGCCCGCGCGGATGACGTCGGCCAGACCGAGGTGGGACACGTCCGCCAGCAGATCGGCGGGGTACTCGCCGCGGAACAGCGGGTCCAGGAAGATCCGGTTGAACTGGCCGTCGAGGCGGCGCGCGGCGTCGCGGTCCCCCTCGTCCGCGGGGTCGACCGGGTCGAAAACGTTGAGGTTGAGCGTGATCCCGAGTTTCGCCTCCGGGTCCCGGGCGCGCAACCGCTGCGTGGCGAGGCCGTGGCCCAGCAACAGGTGGTGGGCGGCGGCGAGCGCCGCGGCAGGTTCCGTGCGGCCCGGTGCGTGGACTCCTTCGGCGTAGCCCAGGAACGCGGAGCACCATGGCTCGTTCAGGGTGGTCCAGATGCGGACACGGCCGCCCAGGGCCTCGTGCATCACCGCCGCATAGTCAGCGAAGCGTTCCGCGGTTTCCCGGTTGGCCCAGCCGCCCTCGTCCTCCAGGGCCTGCGGCAGGTCCCAGTGGTAGAGGGTCAGCCACGGCGTGATGCCGGCAGCGAGCAGCTCGTCGACCAGCCTGGAGTAGAACCGGATGCCGTCCGGGTTGGGCGTCCCACCGTCCGGCATGCACCGCGCCCACGACGTGGAGAAGCGGTAGGCCGACAGGTTCAATTCCCCCATCAGGGCAACATCCTGCGCCGAGCGGTGGTAATGGTCGCAGGCCACCTCGCCGTTATGGGCATCGGCAACGGCCCCGGGCTTGCGCGCGAAGGCATCCCAGATGGAGTCCTGCCGGCCGTCTTCGTGCGCGGCCCCCTCGATCTGGTACGCGGCCGTCGCCGCGCCCCAGAGAAAGCCTTCTGGAAATTCGAGTGGCGTGGTGCTCATCGTTGAACTGCTCCTTGCGTGATTTCGAAAACCAGTTGAGTAGTAGTCCACACAGTGTGCCAGCCAGCTAGGGCCGATGCCTGGTCCCGGGCTCGACGATCCCTATATTCGACGATTCCTATAGATGAGTGAGCTGGCCGTACCGCGGCGCCAGGCCGTCGCCGGAGGACTTCCCGGTGACGCGGCGGACCACCCACGGCGCGGCGAATTCGCGGACCCAGCGTGCGTTAGCGCGGATCGTCTCGGTCCGGCTCAGTTCCGGCACCGGCGTCATGGGCGGGACGTCGATCGAATGGTCGTGCTCCAGCACGGTCAGGACGCGTTTGGCCATATTCGCGTGTCCGGCCGCGGACATGTGCATCCGGTCGGTGTCCCACATGCCCCAGTCGTAGTACTCGCTGAAGCGCCAGTAATCCACCAGGAGCGCGCCGTGGTCGCCCGCGATTCCGCGGACCAGTTCGTTGTAGATGGCGGTGCGGCCGCGCGTGGTGCCGAAAATCTTGGAGCCGCGGGAGTCGAATCCGGTGAACATGACAATGGTGGCACCCGTGG
Encoded here:
- a CDS encoding GH1 family beta-glucosidase, translated to MSTTPLEFPEGFLWGAATAAYQIEGAAHEDGRQDSIWDAFARKPGAVADAHNGEVACDHYHRSAQDVALMGELNLSAYRFSTSWARCMPDGGTPNPDGIRFYSRLVDELLAAGITPWLTLYHWDLPQALEDEGGWANRETAERFADYAAVMHEALGGRVRIWTTLNEPWCSAFLGYAEGVHAPGRTEPAAALAAAHHLLLGHGLATQRLRARDPEAKLGITLNLNVFDPVDPADEGDRDAARRLDGQFNRIFLDPLFRGEYPADLLADVSHLGLADVIRAGDLEVIAEPIDLLGVNYYHGEAVTKSPPTATAQPSPFVAADGAHSVPRGLPVTGMGWEVQPDGLRRLLNRVQQEYTGPAGIPIYITENGAAYEDVPDADGFVDDQDRLTFFDAHLRALHAAVADGVDVRGYLAWSLMDNFEWAYGYHQRFGLVRVDYESQQRIPKASGRWYAGVAAQNALPPAP
- a CDS encoding SGNH/GDSL hydrolase family protein, with product MDFTSRYVALGDSFTEGVGDEDPTRPNNVRGWADRVAEQLGAADPGFGYANLAIRGRKLRQIMAEQVDAAVALKPTLVSIYAGANDILRPKIDIDDLLVDYDAGIRKLKATGATIVMFTGFDSRGSKIFGTTRGRTAIYNELVRGIAGDHGALLVDYWRFSEYYDWGMWDTDRMHMSAAGHANMAKRVLTVLEHDHSIDVPPMTPVPELSRTETIRANARWVREFAAPWVVRRVTGKSSGDGLAPRYGQLTHL
- a CDS encoding FAD:protein FMN transferase — translated: MNPRLQSAAAAGTRRQAGDTDRPHGAPDAFRSQSRRRLFRADLLTVLAPSVAGAVALWLADGVLDLSGTIKGYAIRRSGAALRGVGLEDWCLNAGGDVLVSGSPEPGSGVPWQAGIVDPADRRRLATAVPLGGAGRFTALATSGSAERGDHIWTAGAGLADFVQVSVVALDIVTADVLATAIVAGGRPMLDRATDEWEVEVLATLPDGGLLGTPGFRASS
- the rpmG gene encoding 50S ribosomal protein L33 translates to MAKDKDVRPIIKLKSTAGTGYTYVTRKNRRNDPDRMVLKKYDPKIRQHVEFREER
- the rpmB gene encoding 50S ribosomal protein L28 — encoded protein: MAAHCQVTGAEPGFGHSISHSHRRNKRRFDPNIQKKRYWVPSLRRNVTLQVSARGIKTIDVRGIDVVVAAILARGVKL
- the rpsN gene encoding 30S ribosomal protein S14, with translation MAKKSMIAKNEQRKVIVERYAAKRLELKKALVDPNSTDEAREAARLGLQKLPRNASPVRLRNRDIIDGRPRGTFQKFGISRVRFRDMAHRGELPGITKSSW